In Calliopsis andreniformis isolate RMS-2024a chromosome 6, iyCalAndr_principal, whole genome shotgun sequence, a single genomic region encodes these proteins:
- the LOC143180995 gene encoding uncharacterized protein LOC143180995, protein MLATRDYHTGTVLLSLLRLSFSAMVLPRPPSSPNHIQQEQGLSSRKIYEGKALQSFLQSSNIKRPSVNDYSLVEIELQSPDEIDTTNLQDLVHTVLKRPEEIHNTSYPNPEVIPHSIFGVRDFGLSPNFKLKTFDETKHTVASPAKYENIDGKLYYLKNNRPKVYVNIRSHSGSFRKDLISKTTSSSDLGFVHSLRMTPYLQKQTEWKTQHSKKGRPPKKFDRRMNINNGHQKSISSNKAKKLSRLDSVYGLDDLSTTENSMVTSSELPKQIPAPPSRFSSRSLMVQTTPVQRYALGRMDILPGYSLSDI, encoded by the exons ATGTTAGCAACAAGGGATTACCACACAGGAACGGTACTTCTTTCCCTCCTACGCCTATCATTCTCAGCAATGGTCCTCCCAAGGCCACCCTCCTCACCAAATCACATACAACAAGAGCAAGGACTAAGCAGTCGAAAAATCTACGAAGGGAAGGCTTTACAAAGTTTCTTGCAAAGTTCCAACATCAAGAGACCTAGCGTCAACGATTACAG TCTCGTAGAAATTGAATTGCAAAGCCCAGATGAAATAGACACGACGAATCTTCAGGACCTAGTGCACACAGTGTTGAAGCGACCCGAGGAAATTCATAACACAAGCTATCCAAACCCAGAAGTGATACCACACTCAATTTTCGGCGTAAGAGACTTTGGTCTATCGCCAAATTTCAAGCTGAAGACTTTCGACGAAACGAAACACACCGTGGCGAGTCCAGCCAAGTATGAGAACATTGATGGAAAGctatattatttgaaaaataacaGACCAAAAGTGTACGTAAACATAAGAAGCCACAGTGGTTCCTTTCGAAAGGACCTGATCTCGAAAACGACTTCCAGCAGCGACCTGGGATTTGTTCATTCCCTCAGAATGACGCCGTATCTGCAGAAGCAAACAGAATGGAAGACACAGCACAGTAAAAAAGGTCGACCGCCAAAGAAGTTTGATCGTCGAATGAATATAAATAATGGACATCAAAAGAGCATCTCGAGCAACAAGGCTAAGAAGCTGAGTAGATTAGATTCGGTTTATGGGCTAGATGACCTGTCTACTACTGAGAACTCTATGGTGACTTCTAGTGAGCTGCCGAAACAAATACCTGCACCGCCATCGAGGTTCTCAAGTAGAAGTTTAATGGTACAGACTACACCTGTTCAGAGATACGCGTTAGGAAGAATGGACATATTGCCTGGGTACAGCTTATCTGATATCTAA